The genomic stretch AACTCTGTAATATAATCTTTGTTAGCCACTAAATACTTATTACTCAAATCGTCTATTTTTATAAAAGGTATATTGCCATTTTTATAAAATTCGATATTTGATGTAGTAGGTGTACCACCCTCACCAGCCTTACTATATAGTGTTTCAAATGCTACAAATCACACACACTGCGAAGTTATAATATCATCTATAAGCCCTTTAATTAAGGATAAAAAATCAACAATTTTACAGAAGGAGAACATCCATATTCTTTAATCACCTTGCTGTTCCATCAACTCCTTATAGTGCTGTTCATATTCTTCATCTGTAAAACTTTCGGCACAACTTTTGGAGCGAGTTAAAATTCGTAGATTCTCTTGAAATAATATTTCCTGTCGGCTCATTTGAGAACCAAAATATTTAGGTGAATAAAATCTATCAATCTCAGTTTGCTTCAAATTTTTATACCCGAGAGAAACGGCCATTTCTGAAAGTAAGTCAAGTCTAAAAGAATTACTACTATCAAAATGAGGTGATTTTTCGTTTAAACTATCTAAATATTCTCTCCATGCATGTCGGACTTTTTTATTTTCTTGAAATACGACATCTATTGTATTTAATGCATCAACCCATTCTTTTGTTATTGGGGCTGATTTTCGATCTGCCATTAATGTAAGGAAAACTCTTAATTGAGCATCTTTTTTGGCTTTTCTATCTTGGTATTTTATTCCTAATATCCAAACAATAATTGGAATAATAGCAACAGCAATAATTTGACCGATGCCGATAATGATTTGTATATATTCTGTTGTACTCATAACGCATAAATTTAATGCAAAGATAGTCTTTTAGACTAAAATACATTTGTGTTATTCGGAAAATTTCATCTTTAATTAGATATTATACAGCCTACTATGCAAAATAGTAGAATATATAACTTAAGGTTTGGCTCTTCTACACACTTTAAGAATAATATAATGAGCAATATTCTGTTTCTGGTGTGATGGACATAGCATAATGTCATAAACAATGCGATGATTTGAGGAACAAACCGTCTGTTTATCGATAAATTAAGGATTGTTATTCATAAAGGTCCGTAGATTAGTCAAATCATTTTTCGTAACTCAACCTTAGTAAAGATTCAAAATCTTTGCGAGGTTATCATGGGGCAATCTCCGTCATCCTCAAGTTACAACAGTAATAATGATGGACTTCCTCTGATTCAAGGTAATTTGGATATACTTGATGGGATAACGATTTCGCGTATATACACAAATGAACCAACTAAAATATCCTTGCCAAAGGACTTAATTCTAACTGTTAGAGCACCTGTTGGAATTGTTGCAGAGAACAAAATGAAAGTCTGTATTGGACGAGGAGTATGTGCGCTGAGAAATAAATCTGCAATGCCTACAATGTATATCTATTATGCTTTAGATTATTTCAGTTACAAATGGAAGCAGATTGAGCAAGGAAGCACATTCACCTCTATTAATGGAGATGATGTTAAAAATTTTACTATACCTTTAGTTGACGATGTTGAATACTCATGTGCTTTACTTTCAAAGGTTGATGTGCTTATTAAGTGTTCAATAGACCTTCATTCAAATTATATAAAGCAAAAGCAATATTTACTCTCGCAGTTGTTTATATGAACATCTGCGAGAGCAAGAATTGTTTCAACTCTTGTAGGGTAGAAATAATACTTTGTTCGACTTCAAGTTTAGTACAAAAAGCATCAATAATTTTGCATATATGTTGTTGCTTTGGTATAGGAGGTAGTTTGATTTCTGCCTTTTGAAATATATCCATTCTCAAAGATGATACTGTAGAACCAACGGAATTCCTAACAAAATAAGAATTTAATGTACTCATAAAATAGTAACAATACTTTGGTAGAATACATGAAGCGAAATCCGTTATGGCATAGCACCTTTGGTGTAAGGCAAATTTTCCTTTATAATATCGAGGGTAAAAACTTTGTCCCTCACCAGCATAAATAACAGCTTCCTTGTCAAACGAATAAGTTGGAAACCATTTTAATTCTTCTGAACGGTCAAAGAAAGGATACCAATTTTCTATATGTTCTATATTAGCATCTTGCACATCACCAACACCATTCGTAATATGTGCAATATTGCCTAAACGTATGGTATGAGCATCTATTATTGAGTTAAAGAGTAAATCTGTTATTACGGACTTTAGTTTTTTCAAATCCTCAATGATTTTGTTTTGAGTTGCGATGCGGCCTTCTACCAGTTGTAGTAATTGAGCTATTTTATATTGTTCATTCACAGTCGGAATAGCAATTTTGATAGATTTGATTTGCTCAAAGTTTAAGCCTTGTCTATTTCCACCAGCTTGAAAACTGTCTATTTGCTTTTGTCCATAGCTCGAAAGTAAAAAATTACAGAGAAAAGAGGATATAAGATTATCTTGTGTACGAATAATACAAACATGCTGATTTACATTGCCCCCTGCGATTTCTTTAGTCGCGATTGCACTACGCCCAATAGAAGCTCCTGTGATATTAAGCAGTACATCATCCAATTGTAACTCTGTATTCTTCTGACGTTGGTGGGTATCTTCATCTATGTAGGCTATATCATCTAATAAAAGTTGTCCCAATCCTACGTTTTGACTACGTACAAAAGGATGTCCCTCTGTCTTATACACAGCCTCACCACCTCTTGGGGTTACGCCACTACCTACTTTTATAGTTAGCTCACCAATGGTACATTTCTCCCACTCCCCACTAAACTCCGGGAATCTCAAATTTGGAACATTGAGGACTTTATTTTCGTTATTATTTGGCATAATCATTATTCTTTATCAGGGTTAATATCAAATGGCAATAAGTTGTCGCCATTATTGAATCGGTCAAAATCAGAGCTAAACAAGCGATCCTGAATGATTCGATACTTCTCAAATTCGCTTTCGGCAAATTCCTTAGCAAACTCTGCCGTAACCTTTCCAGCATCGGTAAGAATTTCATCACCACCTGCTTCAAGGATAATATCAATGCGCTTTGCCCAATCTTCCATTGTCATCGGAATATGTCGCTTTGCCATACGCTCTGCCATATCCAGTACGGAGTTGACCAAACGTCCCATATCTTCCAATTCGACACCTTTCAGATAGTCTTTTGCAATACTGACATCGGTCTTGACGATTTTTCCGTTGGGGGCTTTCTCCCATTTGGTCAATCCCATATGTTCTTTTTCGGCATCGGCTCTGCTAACGATTAGCTCTGCCGCAGTCTGACCGTGTACGGCATAGTGCATTTTGTTTTGAACTTTCTTGAAGAACAACCGGGTAGTAGGTGCATCGCGGTTGTAATCAATGGCAGTAGCATAAATATCGGTAAGTTTCTGGTAGAAACGGCGTTCACTCAGACGAATCTCACGAATCTCTGCCAGCAAATGCTCGAAATAGTCCACACCAATGAATGAACCATTTTCCATACGCTTCTTGTCTATCACATAGCCACGGATAGAGAACTGGCGGATGATGGAGGTACACCACTGGCGAAATTGGGTAGCGCGGATGCTATTAACCCGATACCCAACAGAAATAATGACATCAAGATTGTAAAACAAAGTTTTACGATTCACCTGCCGTTTGCCTTCTGTTTGAACTACCGAGAAAAACTCGGTAGTTGATTCCTTTTGTAGCTCACCACTGGCATAGATGTTTTTAAGATGTAATCCAATATTGTCAGTCGAGCAGTCAAACAGAGCGGCCATTGCTTTTTGAGTACACCAAATGGTCTCATTCTGATACATCACTTGTATGCCCTCTTCTTTACCTTCAATAGCGAAGATAAGGAACTCAGCCGTACTATTCCGTATTTCAAATCGCTTTGCCATTGCCTCTAATTTTAGTCAACTAACCCTAATTCTTTCAGATAGCCTTCGATTTCTTTATCAAGATCGGCTCGTTTGGCTTCGAGTTCTTTAATCTCCGCCATTACCGCCTTGATGTCGATAGGTTCTTCTTCCTCAAAGGTATCGACATAACGAGGGATATTCAGATTATAGTCATTGTCAGCTATCTCTTGCAGTGTGGCAAGGTGGCTGTACTTCTCGATTTCCTTACGGTCACGATAGGTGTCAACTATCTTTTTGATGTGTTCGGGTCGAAGTTTGTTTTGAGTTTTTACTTTTTCAAACTCTTTGCTGGCATCAATAAAGAGGATGTTGTCATCTTCCTTACGGCACTTTTTGAGTACCAAAACACAGGTTGGTATAGATGTTCCATAGAAGATGTTAGCAGGCAGACCAATGATTGCGTCCACATAATTTTTCTTCTCAATAAGGAAGCGGCGGATGACACCTTCGGCATTGCCACGGAATAATACACCGTGAGGAGCTACACAAGCCATCGTTCCACCATCGGAAAGGTGGTATATCATGTGAAGAATGAAGGCGTAATCGGCTGTCTTGCGTGGGGCTAAACGCCCGGCTTTGCTGAAACGGTCATCAGTATTGAATTTGTCAGCCGCACTCCATTCGGCAGAGAAAGGAGGATTTGCAACTACCGCATCAAACTGGGTATCGCCAAAGGCATCCCATTCAAGAGTATCACCGTTTTCAATTTTGAAGTTGCTGAATCTGATGTCATGAAGCAACATATTCATGCGAGCCAAGTTATAGGTGGTCGGATTCTTTTCCTGACCGTAAATTTCTACAGCGTTACCGATGTGTGCTGCACGGAGTAGTAGAGAGCCTGAGCCACAAGTCGGGTCATAGACATTGCGTAAACGCTGGTGTCCGATGGAAACAATTTCTGCCAAGATACGGCTGACTTCCTGCGGAGTATAGAATTCTCCGGCTTTCTTTCCGGCTCCTGCCGCAAACTGCGAAATCATATATTCGTAAGCATCGCCCAGAATATCAATCTCCTGCGATGCCTCTACACCAAAGTCTATATCATCCAATGCAAGAAGCACATTGCTGACAAGGGTATTTTTATCATCGGCAGTTTTACCCAGTTTCGGCGAAGCCAAATCAATATCCGAAAACAATCCTCCAAAATCTTCTTCGCTGTCCTGTCCAAGAGTGCTGTCTTCAATACGCTTCAATGAACGTTCAAGTATAGGTAAAATGTTCTCTTTCCGCTTGATGGCCTCTATTACGGACGAAAACAAAAATTTCGGTTCAATGAAGTAACCTATATTTTCCAAGCATTGATTCTTTGCTTCCTCTTGTAACTCAACCGCATCGGTATCATCCATTTCCCACAATTCCTTAAAGGTTATTTCATCATCCACCAAGGCATTGTTGGCATACTTCTCTATTTTCTCCGACAAGTATTTATAGAAAATGAAACCTAATGTAAAATACATAAAATCGCTTGCCGACATATTGCCACGCAAACGGTTTGCGACCTCCCAAAGCTGGTCTCGGAGTTTCTGTTGCAGTTCTTCGCTCATAATATCCTATTCCTTATTTTTATTTATTGTTTGACGCAATAGATTAAAAACATAATCCATTTCCGTATCGCTTTTCAATGGGAAACGAACCTCATAAGCTCCATTTCCCCAATGCCCGACTTCTGACACATCACGAGTAATACATTCAGGGTCTTTGAGTGTTCCTTTCTTCGCATTGAGAAACAGTCTTATACCCTTATTTTGCATAACTATATCACAAAACACCTTACTTCCAATTTTGAAACCTATAGTTTTCTTCTTGGGATATATTGTAATATCTTCTCCAAATGACAGTAAAAACTCTTTGATTTCCGCATATATATTCAAGAAATCATCTTCTATATTCTCTAAATGATCCTGTTCGCTATATACTTTAATCTCTTTACTTACCGTAGTTATTGTCTCACTATTAGAGACTGTTTTAATACTTTCCTTGCTTGAACGATTTACTATCTGCTCAAAAGAAAGCGTATCATTTGTAAAGCGCTTGATTTCCCATAATTCTATAGGCAAATCCTTGAAATTAATAGCCTCTTTTTGATAAGTTGTAAAATTAGGAGAAACAAACAACACCTTTGATTGAGACCAATCCACATCATTCCGTTTTAGAGTACCTGACTTAGACTCATTGTACTCTAAAATGAACTCTGCCTTGTTATTTAGCATCAGGGATAGATAAGCATAACCTTGATCAATTACACTAAAATTTTTATCTCTTTTATATTCTATTATTACAAAAGACTTTTTATCCGAGTCAAAAGCTAAAGAGTCTATACGGAAAGTGCCAATAGAAAATTCCGTCTTGATAAAATCAAGCCCAAGCAACGTCTGAAGATTCTTTTCAACTATGTTTTGAATTTCTTTCTCCAGCTTAAATGGCTTCTCCTTAATAAGCGTCAGTTGATCAGTATATATTTTATATGTTGACATCTTTATTCCCAATTAAACGTTCTTATTATATTACGCAGTCTTTCCATTATTCTCATCAGTGCTTTTCTCGTCTTAATCAATCCGAGATGCTTTTCTTTCAATGCCTTTTGTATGATTTCCGGCTGCTCTTTTTGCAGGTAATCGTATTCTTTAAGGAAGTGATTCAGTACTGATGGCGATATCTTCTCTTCCTCAGCCAATGAATTAACTGCATTTTCTCTCTCAACGGCAATATAGCGGTTCAACCGTTCTTCCAAATCGCTTGACCCATCGACTTTACCTCGCTGCATCATGAAGTTCTCCTTATCGTCATCCACATTCTTTTGAATGAAACCATCAATAAGTTTGGCTTTGCTACGCATTTCAGCATCTTTAATCATTGTGTCAATGATATGCTGACGGCGCTGCGCATAATCAGCACTATATGGATCAAGTTCCGCAATGAGTTCAAGAATATATGCCACATTGATAATGTCGCTATGCAAAAGCTCAAGGCAGAAATCTATATCTTCCAATCCTTGATTGTTCCCATATGGGACAGGATCTTCCGCAACGACTGATGGGGTTATAGGTGGTTCAATAAACCCGACCGTAATGTCAAGATACTTACTCTTATAGTCGTTGAATTGCTGTTCAGTCATACCGAGGTCTTCCGCCTCCTCACTATAATCTTCGTATATCTGGATTTCCGCATGTTTACGGATAATATCACGAAATGCAAGCACAAAATTTTTCTTGTCATTTTCGCTTTGAAGAAGATCTATACTTCCGGGAGTAGAATATTTTTTCAGGAATTCTGTTGCCAAGCATTTATATTCCTTTTTTACATCCTCAAACGGTGGGCGTACTATATCTTCGGGATTGTCAGAGTTGCTGAATAATTTGATCGATGTATCAACGTTGTTTTTCAAATCACGGAAGCAAATAATTTTACCGAAACGTTTCTTCTCGTTCAAAACTCGGTTGGTACGACTGAACGCCTGCAACAAGCCATGATATTCCATGTTCTTGTCGACATAGAGCGTATTCAGTTTTTTACTATCAAAACCGGTAAGGAACATCCCCACAACAAGACAAAGATCAAGCGGTTTCATATCCGCTTTCTTCTTTTTCATGCGCAGATTGATGTCATCATAGTAGGCTCGGAAATTCTCTGTAGTGAAGGCAGTGCCGAACATATTGTTATAATCGTCCATAATGGCTTGCAGTTCATCCGCCTCACCCACGCTCTCTTTTGCATACTGCCCTGTACCCATGCCGGTCTGTTCATCGTCTTGACTGTTATTGGCAGCGTAAGTAAACACAGCACCAATACGGATTTTCGGATTCAACGATTTGAATATCTTGTAATAGCGTATAAGCATCGGCACGGATTGCACGGCAAACAAGGCGTCAAACTCTCCGTCAAATGTAGATTTGTTGAAATTGTTTAGGACAAATTTGGCAATTTCCTCCATACGAGTTTGATTGTCATTGTCAACAACTTCGTTACCATGATAATACTCTACGAGGAAACCAAGCACATTCTCATCAGCTATGGCATCCTTAATAAGATATTTATGAAGACAGTTGCCGAATATCTCTTTAGTAGTATGTCCATCCACCGCATTTTCGGTAAAGATTGGCGTTCCCGTAAAACCGAATATTTGAGCATTGTCAAAGAACTTCATAATCTTCTTGTGACTATCCCCAAAATGACTACGGTGGCACTCATCAAATATCATAACGATACGTGAATGACGAATGGTTTCAATCTTGCTACTGTACCACGTCTTGCTGACTGCGGCATTGAGCTTCTGAATAGTAGTGATGATAATCTTGGAATTG from Phocaeicola dorei encodes the following:
- a CDS encoding restriction endonuclease subunit S, giving the protein MPNNNENKVLNVPNLRFPEFSGEWEKCTIGELTIKVGSGVTPRGGEAVYKTEGHPFVRSQNVGLGQLLLDDIAYIDEDTHQRQKNTELQLDDVLLNITGASIGRSAIATKEIAGGNVNQHVCIIRTQDNLISSFLCNFLLSSYGQKQIDSFQAGGNRQGLNFEQIKSIKIAIPTVNEQYKIAQLLQLVEGRIATQNKIIEDLKKLKSVITDLLFNSIIDAHTIRLGNIAHITNGVGDVQDANIEHIENWYPFFDRSEELKWFPTYSFDKEAVIYAGEGQSFYPRYYKGKFALHQRCYAITDFASCILPKYCYYFMSTLNSYFVRNSVGSTVSSLRMDIFQKAEIKLPPIPKQQHICKIIDAFCTKLEVEQSIISTLQELKQFLLSQMFI
- a CDS encoding DUF5655 domain-containing protein, with the protein product MSTYKIYTDQLTLIKEKPFKLEKEIQNIVEKNLQTLLGLDFIKTEFSIGTFRIDSLAFDSDKKSFVIIEYKRDKNFSVIDQGYAYLSLMLNNKAEFILEYNESKSGTLKRNDVDWSQSKVLFVSPNFTTYQKEAINFKDLPIELWEIKRFTNDTLSFEQIVNRSSKESIKTVSNSETITTVSKEIKVYSEQDHLENIEDDFLNIYAEIKEFLLSFGEDITIYPKKKTIGFKIGSKVFCDIVMQNKGIRLFLNAKKGTLKDPECITRDVSEVGHWGNGAYEVRFPLKSDTEMDYVFNLLRQTINKNKE
- a CDS encoding type I restriction-modification system subunit M → MSEELQQKLRDQLWEVANRLRGNMSASDFMYFTLGFIFYKYLSEKIEKYANNALVDDEITFKELWEMDDTDAVELQEEAKNQCLENIGYFIEPKFLFSSVIEAIKRKENILPILERSLKRIEDSTLGQDSEEDFGGLFSDIDLASPKLGKTADDKNTLVSNVLLALDDIDFGVEASQEIDILGDAYEYMISQFAAGAGKKAGEFYTPQEVSRILAEIVSIGHQRLRNVYDPTCGSGSLLLRAAHIGNAVEIYGQEKNPTTYNLARMNMLLHDIRFSNFKIENGDTLEWDAFGDTQFDAVVANPPFSAEWSAADKFNTDDRFSKAGRLAPRKTADYAFILHMIYHLSDGGTMACVAPHGVLFRGNAEGVIRRFLIEKKNYVDAIIGLPANIFYGTSIPTCVLVLKKCRKEDDNILFIDASKEFEKVKTQNKLRPEHIKKIVDTYRDRKEIEKYSHLATLQEIADNDYNLNIPRYVDTFEEEEPIDIKAVMAEIKELEAKRADLDKEIEGYLKELGLVD
- a CDS encoding virulence RhuM family protein, producing MAKRFEIRNSTAEFLIFAIEGKEEGIQVMYQNETIWCTQKAMAALFDCSTDNIGLHLKNIYASGELQKESTTEFFSVVQTEGKRQVNRKTLFYNLDVIISVGYRVNSIRATQFRQWCTSIIRQFSIRGYVIDKKRMENGSFIGVDYFEHLLAEIREIRLSERRFYQKLTDIYATAIDYNRDAPTTRLFFKKVQNKMHYAVHGQTAAELIVSRADAEKEHMGLTKWEKAPNGKIVKTDVSIAKDYLKGVELEDMGRLVNSVLDMAERMAKRHIPMTMEDWAKRIDIILEAGGDEILTDAGKVTAEFAKEFAESEFEKYRIIQDRLFSSDFDRFNNGDNLLPFDINPDKE
- a CDS encoding type I restriction endonuclease subunit R, EcoR124 family: MSTQSEAALEAGLIATLRQMDYEYVQIVEEDNLYANFKRQLEIHNKKQLAEVGRTSFTDEEFEKIVIHLEGGTRFEKAKKLREPYPLDLSDGQRVWVEFLNRTQWCQNEFQVSNQITVEGRKKCRYDVTILINGLPLVQIELKRRGVELKQAYNQIQRYHKTSFHGLFDYIQLFVISNGVNTRYFANNPNSGYKFTFNWTDAANHPFNELDKFAVFFLEKCTLGKIIGKYIVLHEGDKCLMVLRPYQFYAVEKILDRVQNSNDNGYIWHTTGAGKTLTSFKAAQLVSELDDVDKVMFVVDRHDLDTQTQSEYEAFEPGAVDSTDNTDELVKRLQSNSKIIITTIQKLNAAVSKTWYSSKIETIRHSRIVMIFDECHRSHFGDSHKKIMKFFDNAQIFGFTGTPIFTENAVDGHTTKEIFGNCLHKYLIKDAIADENVLGFLVEYYHGNEVVDNDNQTRMEEIAKFVLNNFNKSTFDGEFDALFAVQSVPMLIRYYKIFKSLNPKIRIGAVFTYAANNSQDDEQTGMGTGQYAKESVGEADELQAIMDDYNNMFGTAFTTENFRAYYDDINLRMKKKKADMKPLDLCLVVGMFLTGFDSKKLNTLYVDKNMEYHGLLQAFSRTNRVLNEKKRFGKIICFRDLKNNVDTSIKLFSNSDNPEDIVRPPFEDVKKEYKCLATEFLKKYSTPGSIDLLQSENDKKNFVLAFRDIIRKHAEIQIYEDYSEEAEDLGMTEQQFNDYKSKYLDITVGFIEPPITPSVVAEDPVPYGNNQGLEDIDFCLELLHSDIINVAYILELIAELDPYSADYAQRRQHIIDTMIKDAEMRSKAKLIDGFIQKNVDDDKENFMMQRGKVDGSSDLEERLNRYIAVERENAVNSLAEEEKISPSVLNHFLKEYDYLQKEQPEIIQKALKEKHLGLIKTRKALMRIMERLRNIIRTFNWE
- a CDS encoding DUF6680 family protein, whose product is MSTTEYIQIIIGIGQIIAVAIIPIIVWILGIKYQDRKAKKDAQLRVFLTLMADRKSAPITKEWVDALNTIDVVFQENKKVRHAWREYLDSLNEKSPHFDSSNSFRLDLLSEMAVSLGYKNLKQTEIDRFYSPKYFGSQMSRQEILFQENLRILTRSKSCAESFTDEEYEQHYKELMEQQGD
- a CDS encoding restriction endonuclease subunit S → MGQSPSSSSYNSNNDGLPLIQGNLDILDGITISRIYTNEPTKISLPKDLILTVRAPVGIVAENKMKVCIGRGVCALRNKSAMPTMYIYYALDYFSYKWKQIEQGSTFTSINGDDVKNFTIPLVDDVEYSCALLSKVDVLIKCSIDLHSNYIKQKQYLLSQLFI